GAATTTGCGGCCGCTCCGCCCAAGCGTCCCAGCTTCATCACCACCGCCCTGAGCTGGGTGGTGCCCCCCCTGATCTTCATCCTGGTGCTTCAGTTCTTTGCCCGCCGCCAGATGGGCGGTGCCCAGGGGGCCCTGAGCTTCACCAAGAGCAAGGCCAAGGTTTACGTGCCCGATGAGGAGTCGAGGGTCACCTTCGCCGATGTGGCTGGGGTGGATGAGGCAAAGGCCGAACTAGCCGAGATCGTCGATTTTCTGAAGAAGCCCGAGCGCTATGCCGCCATCGGCGCCCGCATCCCCAAGGGTGTGCTGCTGGTGGGCCCCCCTGGCACGGGCAAAACCCTGCTCTCCAAGGCTGTAGCCGGCGAAGCGGGCGTGGCCTTTTTCATTATTTCAGGCTCGGAGTTCGTCGAGCTGTTCGTGGGGGCTGGCGCAGCCCGGGTGCGCGACCTGTTTGAAGAGGCCAAGAAAAAGGCCCCTTGCATCATCTTCATCGACGAACTTGACGCGATCGGCAAGAGCCGTTCCGGCTCAATGGGAGTGGTGGGCGGCAACGACGAACGTGAGCAGACCCTCAACCAACTGCTCACCGAAATGGACGGTTTCGCCGGCCAGGACAAACCGGTGATCGTGCTTGCGGCCACCAACCAACCGGAAACCCTCGACGCGGCGCTACTGCGCCCGGGCCGCTTCGACCGCCAGGTGCTGGTCGATCGCCCAGACCTTTCCGGCCGCAAATTGATCCTGGATATCTACGCCAAAAAGGTGAAGCTCTCCAGCGCCGTTGACCTCGACAAAATTGCCCAGGCCACCAGTGGCTTTGCCGGTGCTGACCTGGCCAACCTGGTAAATGAAGCTGCCCTATTGGCCGCCCGCTCCTACCGCACCGAAGTGGAACAGGGCGACCTCAATGAGGCTATCGAGCGGGTGGTGGCTGGCCTGGAGAAAAAGAGCCGGGTCCTACAGGACGATGAGAAAAAGGTGGTGGCGTACCACGAAGTGGGGCACGCCATCGTCGGGCACCTGATGCCAGGCGGCAGCAAGGTGGCCAAGATTTCGATTGTGCCCCGGGGCATGAGCGCCCTGGGCTACACCCTCCAGCTCCCCACCGAAGAGCGCTTCCTCAATTCCAAGGAAGACCTCGAGGGCCAGATCGCCACCCTGCTGGGCGGCCGCAGCGCCGAGGAAATTGTCTTTGGTGAGGTCACAACCGGTGCCGCCAACGATCTGCAACGGGCCACCGACATCGCCGAGCAAATGGTCGGCACCTTCGGCATGAGCGAAACCCTCGGCCCCCTCGCCTACGACAAGCAGGGGGGCAGCCGCTTCCTTGGTGGCGGCGGCAATCCCAGGCGCGTAGTTAGCGATGCCACGGCCCAGGCAATCGACAAGGAGGTGCGCGGCCTGGTGGATTCAGCCCACGGCAGGGCCCTCGACATCCTGCGCCACAACCGCGGCCTGCTCGAGTCAATCTCCCAAAAAATCCTCGAGAAAGAGGTGATCGAAGGAGATGAACTCAAGGACCTGCTCGCCTCCTCAATCCTGCCCGGAGCAGTGCCCGCCTGAACCAAAACACTTGACGGCGGGGCCCCCAATCCCGGATAAGGGTTCTTTGACATAGGCCGATGGCTGCCAGCAGCGGCTACCCCGCCTTGGCGGAACTCCAGGGGAGTGACTTCCTCTCTTCGGCGGACATCACCGCTGATCAGACCAGGCAGCTGCTGCGGCTCGCCGCCGACCTCAAGGCGGAGCGCACAACCATCCACCTTGGTGGCCGCTGTCTCGGCCTGATCTTCAGCAAGGCCTCCACCCGCACCCGGGTCAGCTTCACGGTGGCGATGGCCCGGCTAGGCGGGCAAACCATTGATCTCAATCCCCAGGTAAGCCAGGTGGGTAGGGGCGAACCGGTGGCCGACACCGCCCGGGTATTGAGCCGCTACGTGGATGCGCTGGCAATTCGCACCTTCGCCCAGGAGGAGCTGGCCGAATATGCCCATTGGGCCTCCATTCCCGTAATCAATGCCCTCACCGACCTGGAGCATCCCTGTCAGGCCCTGGCCGATTACCTCACCCTGCAGGAAGCCTTCAACGACCTTCCAGGCCTGACCATGGCCTACGTGGGCGATGGCAACAACGTGGCCCATTCCCTCATGCTCTGCGGTGCCCTGCTGGGGGTAAACGTGCGGATTGGCTGCCCCAAGGGTTTTGAACCAAGTGCAGCGGTGCTGGAGCAGGCCCGCAGCCTGGCGGCAGGCCACTGCCAGATAGAGGTGCTGCACGATCCCGTCGCCACGGTGCGGGGCGCCCATGGCCTCTACACCGACGTCTGGGCCTCCATGGGCCAGGAGCAGGAACAGCAGGCCAGGGAAGAGGCCTTCGCGGGCTGGTGCCTCAGTGAAGACCTGGTGGCAGAAGCCGATGGCCGGGCGATCGTGCTCCACTGCCTGCCTGCCCACAGGGGCGAAGAAATCAGCGCAGGCGCCATGGAAGGCTCCAGCAGCAGGGTGTTCGACCAGGCCGAAAACCGCCTGCACGCCCAACAGGCCCTGCTCGCCGCCCTACTGGCCAACTAACAGGGCAGCTGGCAGATCGGGACCAAAAGCTAGACAAAACGCCCGGAAGGCGGTACATCTGTATTAGCGAGGCCCCGCGCGCCCAATCGCGCTGCCCCCTTCCCTGAGCCAATCCCCCGCCGTGCGTCACCCCGACCAAGAAGCCCTCACCTCGGCCCAGCAGGAGCTCTACGACTGGTTGAGCGACTACATCGGCAACAACCGCCACAGCCCCTCCATCCGCCAGATGATGGAGGCCATGGGCCTGCGCTCACCGGCCCCGATCCAGAGCCGCCTGCGCCATCTCCAACAGAAGGGCTGGATTACCTGGCAAGAGGGCCAGGCCCGGACCCTGCAGCTACTTGGCGGCCTGACGGGCGGCATCCCCGTGCTGGGCTCGGTGGCCGCAGGGGGCCTAATCGACACCTTCGACGATGTAAGCGAGCGGCTCGACCTCGCCCCCGTGCTGGAAACGAGGGGCCTGTTCGCCCTAACCGTGAACGGAGACTCGATGGTGAATGCCCACATTGCCGACGGTGATGTGGTGCTGATGGAGCCCGTAACCGACCCAAGCCGGATCAAGGCGGGAACGATCGTGAGCGCCCTTGTGCCGGGCAGTGGCACCACCCTCAAACACTTCCATCGCAAGGGCAGCGAGGTGCATCTCGAGGCCGCCAACCCGGCCTACGAACCGATCGTGATCCCGGCAGAGCAGGTGGCCGTTCAGGGGAAACTGGTGGCCGTCTGGCGCCAGGTGTGACCTGGCGTTGTAAGCTCTGCTAACGCCAGGCAAGGCCCTCGGGCCAAGGCAGAACGACCAGCGTTCATCCCGCCAAACGTAACTATGGGGCCATAGCTCAGCTGGTAGAGCACCTGCATGGCATGCAGGGGGTCAGCGGTTCGAATCCG
This genomic interval from Cyanobium sp. WAJ14-Wanaka contains the following:
- the lexA gene encoding transcriptional repressor LexA, translated to MRHPDQEALTSAQQELYDWLSDYIGNNRHSPSIRQMMEAMGLRSPAPIQSRLRHLQQKGWITWQEGQARTLQLLGGLTGGIPVLGSVAAGGLIDTFDDVSERLDLAPVLETRGLFALTVNGDSMVNAHIADGDVVLMEPVTDPSRIKAGTIVSALVPGSGTTLKHFHRKGSEVHLEAANPAYEPIVIPAEQVAVQGKLVAVWRQV
- the ftsH gene encoding ATP-dependent zinc metalloprotease FtsH; this translates as MAIRQDDNRPTRRFGLINIILIGFGVLLLVSNFLPNPATQVPRVPYSLFIDQVNGNNVKRAFITQDQIRYELTTVEDGAPSVLATTPIFDMDLPQRLEAHGVEFAAAPPKRPSFITTALSWVVPPLIFILVLQFFARRQMGGAQGALSFTKSKAKVYVPDEESRVTFADVAGVDEAKAELAEIVDFLKKPERYAAIGARIPKGVLLVGPPGTGKTLLSKAVAGEAGVAFFIISGSEFVELFVGAGAARVRDLFEEAKKKAPCIIFIDELDAIGKSRSGSMGVVGGNDEREQTLNQLLTEMDGFAGQDKPVIVLAATNQPETLDAALLRPGRFDRQVLVDRPDLSGRKLILDIYAKKVKLSSAVDLDKIAQATSGFAGADLANLVNEAALLAARSYRTEVEQGDLNEAIERVVAGLEKKSRVLQDDEKKVVAYHEVGHAIVGHLMPGGSKVAKISIVPRGMSALGYTLQLPTEERFLNSKEDLEGQIATLLGGRSAEEIVFGEVTTGAANDLQRATDIAEQMVGTFGMSETLGPLAYDKQGGSRFLGGGGNPRRVVSDATAQAIDKEVRGLVDSAHGRALDILRHNRGLLESISQKILEKEVIEGDELKDLLASSILPGAVPA
- the argF gene encoding ornithine carbamoyltransferase gives rise to the protein MAASSGYPALAELQGSDFLSSADITADQTRQLLRLAADLKAERTTIHLGGRCLGLIFSKASTRTRVSFTVAMARLGGQTIDLNPQVSQVGRGEPVADTARVLSRYVDALAIRTFAQEELAEYAHWASIPVINALTDLEHPCQALADYLTLQEAFNDLPGLTMAYVGDGNNVAHSLMLCGALLGVNVRIGCPKGFEPSAAVLEQARSLAAGHCQIEVLHDPVATVRGAHGLYTDVWASMGQEQEQQAREEAFAGWCLSEDLVAEADGRAIVLHCLPAHRGEEISAGAMEGSSSRVFDQAENRLHAQQALLAALLAN